A single Cnuibacter physcomitrellae DNA region contains:
- a CDS encoding ABC transporter substrate-binding protein, with translation MSPAPRSTKRSVLALTAASAAALLLLAGCSSSSADTPPATAGGSDLISAERCAENQAAGPITFLTSFGFVASAGLLDVVTAADKGFFKDLCLDVTLEPGSNNTQLVSAGTAQFAGVGSPSDVLVAIDNGADVSGIATYGNTVAITLMTMADGDVKSLSDLAGKTVGYKGAIPPQISAMIAEEGVDPTSINWVNVGYDPTILPQGQVQALTGYKSNEPLALKAQGYDVKEWDPADYGVKSAFNTQIVNNTFAEEHPTAVEDFLRASLHAYDWINESDANLDEALGYAEKRSESGFDKEASLARWQTEVSLIDESQPADLPIGGENAAQWQPEADMLLEYGLIKQKADVDAAIDDSFVQKIYDGNDLIWPAP, from the coding sequence ATGTCTCCTGCTCCGCGCTCCACGAAGAGATCCGTCCTCGCTCTCACCGCCGCCTCGGCGGCCGCACTCCTCCTGCTCGCCGGCTGCTCCAGCTCGTCGGCCGACACGCCTCCCGCGACCGCCGGCGGCAGCGACCTCATCAGCGCCGAGCGCTGCGCCGAGAACCAGGCCGCGGGTCCGATCACGTTCCTCACCTCCTTCGGCTTCGTCGCGTCGGCGGGACTCCTGGACGTCGTCACCGCCGCGGACAAGGGCTTCTTCAAGGATCTCTGCCTCGACGTCACGCTCGAGCCGGGCTCCAACAACACCCAGCTCGTCAGCGCCGGCACCGCCCAGTTCGCCGGCGTCGGCAGCCCGTCCGACGTGCTCGTCGCGATCGACAACGGCGCCGACGTCTCCGGCATCGCCACCTACGGCAACACGGTCGCGATCACGCTGATGACGATGGCGGACGGCGACGTGAAGTCGCTGTCCGACCTCGCCGGGAAGACCGTCGGCTACAAGGGCGCCATCCCGCCGCAGATCTCCGCGATGATCGCCGAGGAGGGCGTCGACCCCACGAGCATCAACTGGGTCAACGTGGGCTACGACCCCACGATCCTGCCGCAGGGCCAGGTGCAGGCGCTCACCGGGTACAAGTCGAACGAGCCGCTCGCGCTGAAGGCCCAGGGCTACGACGTCAAGGAATGGGACCCGGCGGACTACGGCGTGAAGTCGGCGTTCAACACCCAGATCGTCAACAACACCTTCGCGGAGGAGCACCCGACGGCCGTGGAGGACTTCCTCCGAGCCAGCCTCCACGCCTACGACTGGATCAACGAGTCGGACGCGAACCTCGACGAGGCGCTCGGGTACGCCGAGAAGCGGTCCGAGTCCGGGTTCGACAAGGAGGCGAGCCTCGCCCGCTGGCAGACCGAGGTGTCGCTCATCGACGAGAGCCAGCCGGCCGACCTGCCGATCGGCGGCGAGAACGCTGCGCAGTGGCAGCCCGAGGCCGACATGCTGCTCGAGTACGGCCTGATCAAGCAGAAGGCCGACGTCGACGCGGCCATCGACGACAGCTTCGTCCAGAAGATCTACGACGGGAACGACCTCATCTGGCCGGCTCCGTGA
- a CDS encoding zinc-binding dehydrogenase, translating into MIAWVQTGFGGPEVRRLIEVAAPSPAADEVVVRVLAVALNRLDVLQRHEPVVAGMAVPHVAGMDLVGEVVSAGSAEGEALVGSVVLVDPVVSCGRCELCLADTPTYCARFQTIGSTRDGGMAESVVVPARNCTVVRVAPDDTERLTELAAVPVASVTAWRGLLSAGRLQAGETVVIPGAGSGLGAAGVQIALRKGAEVFTLVSGERKRRLAEASGAQHVIDRTATPDWVAEVQALTDGRGVDLVWDHVGGRFLGQALRATRAGGRVVLSGTTDGLDTQLHLPDLYQPGRSIIGHGSYGRADMAAAMAAFSDGELSVVIDSVWPFDRLPEAEAKLESNDFFGKIVVLGPTVRTETGASDDRKRAA; encoded by the coding sequence GTGATCGCCTGGGTCCAGACCGGCTTCGGCGGACCGGAGGTGCGGCGGCTGATCGAGGTCGCCGCACCCTCCCCGGCCGCCGACGAGGTGGTCGTGCGCGTCCTCGCGGTCGCGCTCAACCGGCTCGACGTGCTCCAGCGCCACGAGCCCGTGGTGGCGGGCATGGCGGTGCCGCACGTGGCGGGGATGGACCTCGTGGGCGAGGTGGTCTCCGCCGGCTCGGCGGAGGGCGAGGCGCTCGTCGGCTCCGTGGTGCTCGTCGATCCCGTGGTGAGCTGCGGGCGGTGCGAGCTGTGCCTCGCCGACACCCCCACCTACTGCGCCAGGTTCCAGACCATCGGCTCGACCCGCGACGGCGGGATGGCGGAGTCCGTCGTCGTGCCGGCTCGCAACTGCACGGTCGTCCGGGTGGCGCCCGACGACACGGAGCGGCTCACCGAGCTCGCCGCCGTGCCGGTGGCCAGCGTGACGGCCTGGCGCGGTCTGCTGAGCGCGGGGCGGCTGCAGGCGGGCGAGACCGTCGTCATCCCGGGCGCGGGGTCGGGACTCGGCGCGGCGGGCGTCCAGATCGCCCTGCGGAAGGGCGCCGAGGTGTTCACGCTCGTGTCCGGCGAGCGGAAGCGGCGCCTCGCCGAGGCGAGCGGGGCGCAGCACGTCATCGACCGGACGGCGACGCCGGACTGGGTCGCCGAGGTGCAGGCCCTGACCGACGGGCGCGGCGTCGACCTCGTGTGGGACCACGTGGGCGGGCGGTTCCTCGGACAGGCCCTCCGCGCCACGCGTGCGGGTGGTCGTGTGGTGCTCTCGGGCACCACCGACGGGCTCGACACCCAGCTCCACCTGCCCGACCTCTATCAACCGGGACGCAGCATCATCGGGCACGGCAGCTACGGCCGCGCCGACATGGCCGCCGCCATGGCCGCGTTCTCCGACGGCGAGCTCTCCGTGGTGATCGACAGCGTGTGGCCGTTCGACCGGCTGCCCGAGGCCGAGGCCAAGCTCGAGTCGAACGACTTCTTCGGGAAGATCGTCGTGCTCGGGCCCACCGTCCGCACCGAGACCGGTGCCTCCGACGACAGGAAGCGAGCAGCATGA
- a CDS encoding ABC transporter ATP-binding protein, protein MTETMAPATATSTIELTGVGRTYTRGKKTVQALTGVDLTIRQGEFITLFGPSGCGKSTLLRLIAGLDTQTTGDISVFGTTPKQASGRKDIAWIPQSSALLPWLDIKRNASLSSVINKRADRSGATTRKPEDAVDILNEIGLADFLESRPEQLSGGMRQRASIARGFAQGAPLMLMDEPFSALDELTRDTLRLRLLELWDRHKKTIVFVTHSAQEAVLLSDRVVVMSPRPGRIRQVVDIDFPRPRSWELVETPEFVAKVAEVKQILWSAWEGDE, encoded by the coding sequence ATGACCGAGACCATGGCCCCGGCCACCGCGACGTCGACCATCGAGTTGACCGGCGTCGGCCGCACCTACACGCGCGGGAAGAAGACCGTGCAGGCGCTCACCGGCGTCGACCTCACCATCCGGCAGGGCGAGTTCATCACGCTCTTCGGCCCCTCGGGATGCGGCAAGTCGACGCTCCTGCGGCTGATCGCCGGCCTCGACACCCAGACCACCGGCGATATCTCGGTCTTCGGGACGACGCCGAAGCAGGCGTCCGGACGCAAGGACATCGCGTGGATCCCGCAGTCCTCGGCGCTCCTGCCGTGGCTCGACATCAAGCGGAACGCGTCGCTGTCCTCGGTGATCAACAAGCGGGCCGACCGCAGCGGGGCCACGACACGGAAGCCCGAGGACGCCGTCGACATCCTCAACGAGATCGGGCTCGCGGACTTCCTCGAGTCGCGTCCGGAGCAGCTCTCCGGCGGCATGAGGCAGCGCGCCTCCATCGCCCGCGGCTTCGCGCAGGGGGCGCCGCTGATGCTCATGGACGAGCCGTTCTCGGCGCTCGACGAGCTCACCCGCGACACCCTCCGCCTGCGTCTGCTGGAGCTGTGGGACCGCCACAAGAAGACCATCGTCTTCGTCACCCACTCCGCTCAGGAGGCCGTGCTGCTCTCCGACCGGGTCGTGGTGATGAGCCCGCGGCCCGGGCGCATCCGCCAGGTCGTCGACATCGACTTCCCCCGGCCGCGGTCGTGGGAGCTGGTGGAGACCCCGGAGTTCGTGGCCAAGGTAGCCGAGGTGAAGCAGATCCTCTGGAGCGCATGGGAGGGCGACGAATGA
- a CDS encoding ABC transporter permease, producing the protein MIGVDALTTMRRGRRRMSSRTSGVVLSIVAPLVLFVLLAVLWQWAAATFKSVLPPIQDIVMDIADRPDFYLTNLGVTVEAALLGFAIGVGAALLLGAAIVHFTFLRSAIMPVALLLNVTPIVAIAPALVVAFGFNQIPHIIVAALSAFFPTLINSITGLRAIDPQALEVFDAMAANRREIFFRLRVPASLPFLFAGARLSVTAAMVGAVVSEFTGSSKGIGAVIVMATTYLNLPQMWAAIFFSAITTLILLGLVGLAERLIVRW; encoded by the coding sequence ATGATCGGCGTCGATGCACTGACCACGATGCGGCGCGGGCGCCGCCGGATGTCGTCGAGGACGAGCGGGGTGGTGCTCTCCATCGTGGCGCCGCTCGTGCTCTTCGTGCTGCTCGCGGTGCTCTGGCAGTGGGCTGCAGCCACCTTCAAGAGCGTGCTCCCGCCCATCCAGGACATCGTGATGGACATCGCGGACCGACCCGACTTCTACCTCACGAACCTCGGGGTGACGGTCGAGGCGGCGCTGCTGGGCTTCGCCATCGGCGTCGGCGCGGCGCTGCTGCTGGGTGCCGCGATCGTGCACTTCACGTTCCTGCGCTCGGCGATCATGCCCGTCGCCCTGCTGCTGAACGTCACCCCGATCGTCGCCATCGCCCCGGCGCTCGTGGTCGCCTTCGGCTTCAACCAGATCCCGCACATCATCGTGGCGGCGCTCAGCGCGTTCTTCCCCACCCTGATCAACTCGATCACCGGGCTCCGGGCGATCGACCCGCAGGCGCTCGAGGTGTTCGACGCGATGGCCGCGAACCGGCGGGAGATCTTCTTCCGGCTCCGGGTGCCGGCGAGCCTGCCGTTCCTGTTCGCCGGGGCGCGGCTGTCGGTGACGGCGGCCATGGTCGGTGCCGTCGTGTCGGAGTTCACCGGGTCCAGCAAGGGGATCGGGGCGGTCATCGTGATGGCCACGACCTACCTCAACCTGCCGCAGATGTGGGCCGCGATCTTCTTCTCGGCGATCACCACGCTCATCCTGCTCGGCCTGGTCGGCCTCGCCGAGCGGCTCATCGTGCGCTGGTAG
- a CDS encoding LacI family DNA-binding transcriptional regulator, translated as MRAAAAGRGPVTLKDVAEHAQVSISTASNALTGARKVSAASIEKVLRSAAELGYQRNEAARSLRTGLHNSIGLVIPDVTNPFWAGMVGAIEQIAGEAGFQVALFTTAYDPERESAALARLVTSADGVLLFSTSPDASAVQPLLDLGMPMVACDEAFDVPGLGGVYSDNRAGARTAAEHLVDAGGAVFGMLDGPATLTTATERRQGFREGLAARGVPESRIHAITAPYSFEGGREGVRRLLEAHPDVDALFACTDNQAIGATFEAHDLGRSVPGDLLVCGFDDISWSSRISPSLTTVRQDAPGMAARAIEMLLAMVAGEEQAEVVVLPVELVERESTAREPSDRVTPPLVTAV; from the coding sequence ATGCGAGCGGCTGCGGCCGGCCGGGGGCCGGTCACCCTGAAGGACGTCGCCGAGCACGCTCAGGTGAGCATCTCGACGGCGAGCAACGCGCTGACCGGCGCCCGCAAGGTCAGCGCGGCCTCGATCGAGAAGGTGCTGCGATCCGCCGCCGAGCTGGGGTACCAGCGCAACGAGGCCGCACGGTCGCTGCGGACCGGACTCCACAACTCGATCGGCCTCGTCATCCCCGACGTGACGAACCCGTTCTGGGCGGGCATGGTCGGCGCGATCGAGCAGATCGCCGGCGAGGCGGGCTTCCAGGTGGCGCTCTTCACCACCGCCTACGACCCGGAGCGGGAGTCGGCGGCGTTGGCGCGGCTCGTCACCAGCGCCGACGGGGTGCTGCTGTTCTCCACCAGTCCGGATGCCTCCGCCGTCCAGCCGCTGCTCGACCTCGGGATGCCGATGGTCGCCTGCGACGAGGCGTTCGACGTCCCCGGGCTCGGCGGGGTCTACTCCGACAACCGGGCCGGTGCCCGGACGGCGGCCGAGCACCTCGTCGACGCGGGCGGGGCGGTCTTCGGCATGCTCGACGGGCCGGCCACCCTCACCACCGCGACCGAGCGGCGCCAGGGGTTCCGCGAGGGGCTCGCGGCCCGTGGAGTGCCGGAGTCGCGCATCCACGCGATCACCGCTCCGTACTCGTTCGAGGGCGGTCGCGAGGGTGTGCGCCGTCTGCTGGAGGCGCATCCGGATGTGGACGCCCTCTTCGCGTGCACCGACAACCAGGCAATCGGGGCCACCTTCGAGGCGCACGACCTCGGTCGGTCCGTGCCGGGCGACCTGCTCGTCTGCGGGTTCGACGACATCAGCTGGTCGTCGCGGATCTCGCCGTCGCTCACCACGGTCAGGCAGGACGCGCCGGGCATGGCCGCTCGCGCGATCGAGATGCTGCTGGCGATGGTGGCGGGGGAGGAGCAGGCCGAGGTCGTCGTCCTCCCGGTCGAGCTCGTCGAACGAGAGTCGACCGCTCGCGAGCCGTCCGACCGGGTGACGCCGCCTCTCGTTACGGCTGTGTAA